The following proteins are encoded in a genomic region of Glycine max cultivar Williams 82 chromosome 18, Glycine_max_v4.0, whole genome shotgun sequence:
- the LOC100788245 gene encoding CBL-interacting serine/threonine-protein kinase 14 produces MREAQNDIVATEFATTTNDEEVPSGVVLFGKYELRRLLGVGAFAKVYHATSVDDTHQSVALKAVSKNKVLNGGFAANVEREISIMRRLHHPNIINLFEVLATKTKIYFVMEFAAGGELFHEVAGKGRLTEETARFYFRQLISAVKHCHSRGVFHRDLKLDNLLLDEDGNLKVSDFGLSAVTGQIRPDGLLHTVCGTPTYVAPEILAKRGYDGAKVDLWSCGVVLFALIAGYLPFNDYNPSVLYRKIYRGQFRFPRWISHDLRFLLSRLLDTNPKTRITVDEIYKDTWFNADGEYRFNRVLVKESECEKQLGRTGFKSLNAFDLISFSTGLDMSGLFEDPTGSNSVERVVSTVVPEKIMERVEAMTEEGRVVVRREKNGGGAKLEGQDGNLIGIVVVYQLTDELVVVEMKRSEKGGGFGGQFWKDKLRPLLLELASELEEPVSR; encoded by the coding sequence ATGAGAGAGGCGCAGAACGACATCGTTGCAACAGAATTCGCAACGACAACAAACGACGAGGAGGTTCCGTCCGGCGTCGTTTTGTTCGGGAAGTACGAGTTGCGAAGGTTGCTGGGAGTTGGCGCATTCGCGAAGGTGTACCACGCGACGAGCGTGGACGACACGCACCAGAGCGTGGCGTTGAAGGCCGTGAGCAAGAACAAGGTCCTGAACGGAGGCTTCGCCGCCAACGTGGAGCGCGAGATCTCCATCATGCGCCGCCTCCACCACCCCAACATCATTAACCTCTTCGAAGTACTCGCgaccaaaacaaaaatctaCTTCGTCATGGAGTTCGCCGCCGGCGGGGAGCTCTTCCACGAGGTCGCCGGGAAGGGACGGCTCACGGAGGAAACCGCCAGATTTTACTTCCGGCAGCTGATCTCCGCCGTGAAGCACTGCCACTCCCGCGGCGTCTTCCACCGCGACCTCAAGCTCGACAACCTCTTACTCGACGAGGATGGGAACCTTAAGGTCTCCGATTTCGGGTTGAGTGCGGTCACAGGTCAGATCCGACCCGACGGGCTGTTGCACACGGTTTGTGGAACCCCTACCTACGTGGCGCCCGAGATTCTTGCGAAGAGAGGCTACGATGGCGCCAAGGTGGATCTTTGGTCGTGCGGCGTCGTTTTGTTCGCGCTCATTGCTGGCTATTTACCCTTCAATGATTACAATCCCTCCGTTCTGTATAGGAAGATTTACCGCGGTCAATTCCGGTTCCCGAGGTGGATATCACATGATCTGAGATTCCTCTTATCACGACTTTTGGACACGAATCCCAAGACAAGGATAACCGTCGATGAGATCTATAAGGACACGTGGTTCAATGCGGATGGCGAGTATCGGTTCAACCGGGTTTTGGTCAAGGAGAGTGAGTGTGAAAAGCAATTGGGTCGAACCGGATTCAAGTCTTTGAATGCTTTCGACTTAATTTCTTTCTCGACCGGGTTGGATATGTCGGGTCTTTTCGAGGACCCGACCGGATCGAATTCGGTTGAACGGGTTGTTTCGACAGTGGTGCCAGAGAAAATTATGGAGAGAGTGGAGGCAATGACGGAGGAGGGAAGGGTGGTGGTGAGAAGGGAGAAGAATGGTGGTGGAGCAAAGCTAGAAGGGCAGGATGGTAATTTGATTGGTATTGTTGTGGTTTACCAATTAACCGATGAGCTGGTGGTGGTTGAAatgaaaagaagtgaaaagggagGGGGGTTTGGGGGGCAGTTTTGGAAAGATAAACTGCGGCCACTGCTTCTTGAATTGGCAAGTGAATTGGAAGAGCCGGTCTCTCGGTGA